A genomic segment from Mustela lutreola isolate mMusLut2 chromosome 15, mMusLut2.pri, whole genome shotgun sequence encodes:
- the TMEM101 gene encoding transmembrane protein 101 — protein sequence MASKMGSRRWMLQLIMQLGSVLLTRCPFWGCFSQLMLYAERAEARRKPDIPVPYLYFDLGAAVLCASFMSFGVKRRWFALGAALQLAISTYAAYIGGYVHYGDWLKVRMYSRTVAIIGGFLVLASGAGELYRRKPRSRSLQSTGQVFLGIYLICVAYSLQHSKEDRLAYLNHLPGGELMIQLFFVLYGVLALAFLSGYYVTLAAQILAILLPPVMLLIDGNVAYWHNTRRVEFWNQMKLLGESVGIFGAAVILATDG from the exons ATGGCGTCGAAGATGGGTTCGCGACGGTGGATGCTGCAGCTGATCATGCAGCTGGGTTCGGTGTTGCTCACACGCTGCCCATTCTGGGGGTGCTTCAGCCAGCTCATGCTGTACGCTGAGAGGGCCGAGGCGCGCCG GAAGCCCGACATCCCAGTGCCCTACTTGTACTTCGACTTGGGGGCAGCCGTGCTGTGCGCCAGCTTCATGTCCTTTGGAGTGAAGCGGCGCTGGTTCGCGCTGGGGGCCGCCCTCCAGCTGGCCATTAGCACCTACGCCGCCTACATCGGGGGCTACGTCCACTACGGGGACTGGCTGAAG GTCCGGATGTACTCGCGCACAGTTGCTATCATCGGCGGCTTTCTTGTGTTGGCCAGCGGCGCTGGGGAGCTGTACCGCCGGAAGCCCCGCAGCCGCTCCCTCCAGTCCACCGGCCAGGTGTTCCTGGGCATCTACCTCATCTGCGTG GCCTACTCGCTGCAGCACAGCAAGGAGGACCGGCTGGCCTATCTGAACCATCTTCCGGGAGGGGAGCTGATGATCCAGCTCTTCTTCGTGCTGTACGGCGTCCTGGCCCTGGCCTTCCTTTCGGGCTACTACGTGACCCTGGCTGCCCAGATCCTGGCCATTCTGCTGCCCCCTGTCATGCTGCTCATTGATGGCAATGTCGCCTACTGGCACAACACACGGCGCGTTGAGTTCTGGAACCAGATGAAGCTCCTTGGAGAGAGTGTGGGCATCTTTGGGGCTGCCGTCATCCTGGCCACCGATGGCTGA